Genomic segment of Nothobranchius furzeri strain GRZ-AD chromosome 12, NfurGRZ-RIMD1, whole genome shotgun sequence:
aacactagaggtaacacgagtggctggttactaccaaaactgaggcaatcttctggcgtcaacttgtgtcctccatccaccttaaataggaaagcaccccgctgattgctgatcaggaacggctggggtggagtcaccagaaccatgaagaacgtgtctccagagacaacccgggtcctggtaccaatcaggaagcggaccttatcacccagagctgccaggtcatgctcaaagccttcatgttcatgctgcagagcctgaacgctggccaggtcgtggccgtagttgtctgtgttcagggcctggttcttctcctcgatccactctttggtctcatcagcatctctgagaagacatcagaactccatctgagtgtgggtccaaactctactgacccgtaagcggcgcataagtgtgcggggtacctgtggaagcgctacacctcatgggcgctgcccagcatgttgctccggtcttcagccagctgttgcagcgagcgccagcagttgttcagctcctggagagaaaccaaacccagtgagatgaaggtggacgccagcgggctggacgccggacaaggaaacctggagacggatcgctcagacaggaagggaagagcttcctcttaccttgatggaattaaagttagccgtcgtctgaacgcccaaccgtacggtctgaggtcaaaggtcacaggaaacacacaccagtcagcagtcatacagatgcataaagataactgtagccatggcaaccagctgacatgtccccactttcaccagcacctggtgcctgccgggtcacctgaattcctgtgtgatgtcagcacggtcggccgtgactgcggccatcagaggtgacctctgatcagctgaatgaactcaccttctagggtgacgccgtcttaccccgggtttccacgggagccgtcagcagcacgttactgcagcagcacgtcttgctcgcgtaagctgctgcttggcccttcccacgagacgcgaagcagcaggggagcagctgtcaccgaccgagcacgaagtcacacgagtgacttcatcagtaaacacaacaacaagcaggagaaaactacaacatggtttgtgttttatgttctgtccattttataatcgccaatacggacctgaaaaacaaaggagaccgctagctaggtgataacttctcacggggccgctcagttagtaactgtttttaaaattaaagcaaccggaaggcagtacgttctttattctgaaaatctcagtagcttctctcaatttccgcgtccgatttcctgtctttccttccccaaaaatgtcgaacttgacccgtttcagaggcgtcgcgcgtagaaaatagaaccggcgcgtaaaggccgtgacatgctgctcctgagacgcggccgactcgcgctgctgacggctccagtggaaaaggttctgttgaccacagcggttcctatcagcagctatgacgtgctgctgcagtaacgtgctgctgacggctcctgtggaaagccggggttagagtcggcttcatcctgtaaacaaacaaatgagtggtaacaaaaacaccacgtctggttctggtggaggcggaggacaacacgcacctttccaggagcagaacccagatgttcttgttgctacaaacagagacgagcagagttaacaaaccaggaagtgagagggaccagctgctgcagacaggtgacgctcacctgagcctgaaccataggagcctcctcagccatcagaccttctgactccagttcagatgccaccttgttgatgtccctcaggcgggactcgttggccttcaggtcctgcaggacaaaagcacagctgattatcacctgagctgatctgacagctgctgctggaagacggagaggaggaaaagtccgaccttctggaagtcgtcaaacttcttctgcaagacctcgacctgctccaggtccgacccgtctctccatcctcattcagctaaagacgcgagttcaagtaaaacaacctaaagtcacacaaacacaaagcaggtgtggagatgttcgctctgagctggaggtcgttcctcggctgtgaagggcacacgaaccttgttggtgctgttgagcagcgtgaggatgtcgcccttcttcatggtgacctctcgaggactcttctcctggtagtcgtacagagccagaaccagctccttcccggtctcatcgtcagttggagccgcttgttgctgtcgggttaacaggtctggtgttagaacgtggtggataagaatgttctgacgggccgagggttctgaaccagcgaagtgacctggacccaaacaaagtgagccagaacctgcagacacctcagaaacatgtcaggaccagacctgctctaccttcttccaccatggtctctcctttctgggtgacagccttgatgcgaggttcatgacatgtgatctcagcctgcagagcctcgtgcttcttcagcaggttctggacaccaatcaggtccttccctgaggacacatgttagagttcagcattatgcagtagacagaccagtttaacccaggggtttctttcttctacaatctgctctttaactgtattatttcctgctatttcagctgttaactttattttttctctaagtgtttttctccccagaagaagctacaatgatgttctgctgagctgtggtggcctcatggagggggccatcatctagcacactgctgctaaccacttaatcattctccctctcctgataataacattttactttctttgatgttggatgtactactgctagtttacccatttaattatagattcactaggataaatacaataaaat
This window contains:
- the LOC139062156 gene encoding uncharacterized protein isoform X1 encodes the protein MVEEGHFAGSEPSARQNILIHHVLTPDLLTRQQQAAPTDDETGKELVLALYDYQEKSPREVTMKKGDILTLLNSTNKLNEDGETGRTWSRSRSCRRSLTTSRRT
- the LOC139062156 gene encoding spectrin alpha chain, non-erythrocytic 1-like isoform X2: MNLASRLSPRKERPWWKKQQAAPTDDETGKELVLALYDYQEKSPREVTMKKGDILTLLNSTNKLNEDGETGRTWSRSRSCRRSLTTSRRT
- the LOC139062156 gene encoding spectrin alpha chain, non-erythrocytic 1-like isoform X3, with product MVEEGHFAGSEPSARQNILIHHVLTPDLLTRQQQAAPTDDETGKELVLALYDYQEKSPREVTMKKGDILTLLNSTNKVVLLELASLAE